From Mucilaginibacter rubeus, a single genomic window includes:
- a CDS encoding SDR family NAD(P)-dependent oxidoreductase, whose protein sequence is MEHQNDSSKGTGAKVWFITGASRGFGRVWADAALKRGDKVAATARKLESIADLKEKYGENVLTLQLDVTNPDQVTTAVEQAHAHFGRLDIVLNNAGYSLVGTIEEGSADDVRALYETNIFGTLSVIKAALPLLREQGGGHILGTSSGLGHVTLPVIGYYCSSKWAFEAIHESLAKEVEALGIKVTIIEPGAYATEFGSQDSLKFAVGMDLYTDFKTKFVDSLKTMERGDPEATPDAIFKIVDVENPPLRFFLGSHNLPWVRAAYTERLALWEEWESVSNAAQGQPK, encoded by the coding sequence ATGGAACATCAAAATGATAGCTCAAAAGGCACTGGCGCTAAAGTATGGTTTATTACAGGCGCTTCGCGTGGTTTCGGACGTGTTTGGGCCGATGCTGCGTTAAAACGTGGCGATAAAGTTGCCGCTACGGCACGTAAGCTGGAAAGCATTGCCGATTTGAAAGAAAAGTATGGTGAAAACGTATTGACATTACAACTTGACGTAACCAACCCCGATCAGGTAACAACAGCTGTGGAGCAGGCTCACGCCCATTTCGGGCGACTTGACATTGTGCTCAATAATGCCGGATACTCATTGGTGGGGACAATTGAAGAAGGAAGCGCTGACGATGTAAGGGCATTATATGAAACCAATATTTTCGGCACGCTGTCGGTGATCAAGGCAGCGTTGCCTTTGTTGAGGGAACAGGGCGGTGGTCATATATTGGGCACATCAAGTGGGCTTGGCCATGTGACCCTGCCGGTGATAGGCTATTACTGTTCTTCAAAATGGGCGTTTGAGGCAATTCACGAAAGTTTGGCTAAAGAGGTGGAGGCTTTAGGCATTAAAGTGACCATCATTGAGCCTGGCGCTTATGCTACTGAATTTGGCAGCCAGGATTCGTTGAAGTTTGCCGTCGGCATGGATCTCTACACAGATTTTAAAACGAAATTTGTTGACAGTTTAAAAACGATGGAAAGAGGCGACCCGGAGGCTACGCCTGATGCTATATTCAAAATTGTGGATGTGGAGAACCCTCCGCTAAGGTTTTTCCTTGGCAGCCATAATTTACCATGGGTCCGCGCCGCTTATACCGAGCGATTGGCCCTTTGGGAAGAATGGGAATCTGTTTCTAATGCAGCCCAGGGGCAGCCAAAATAA